The window CTGATTCAGGCGCAGCCGAGAAGAGCGAGGTTGCCAACGGAAACAAGTCTGCAGGATCTGCCCTGCCAATCAAGAGGAAAAGGGACAATGAAGATGCTGCTGGTGGAGACAACTGAATTTGATCTCGGTTCAAGGTTTGTGGGTTTGTCTTTGCACGCTTTTCAGAGGGTTTTGTGCGGGAGGCGTAGAAGCAGGCAACCTTGGTAGTTTTCTGCAAGGATTTTCTGGGAGTTTCCAAATTTTATTCAAGACGCGCGGGGATCCTCGGACCTGCTCCTTCATGTGAAATTTCTGGTACTATAAATCGAGGCGTTGACTCGGATCACGAGAACCGTCTGTCTTCATCATGGCTGTAATGTAAAGGAGGTACTCCGTTTTTCATTGGTAGCTATAGGGCGCGCGCCGCAGCTCTCTCTGCAGCTGAGAGCACGATTGTTGCGAACAGAACAGGTGCCAGTTTGGGCGTGGCATTGTCGACCGAATTTGCCCCCCTTGAGAAGAAAAGTTCAGTTGGAATTTGGGATCTTAAAATCGAGTTGAAGCATTTTCACTGGCTTGTTCAAAGCAGTACATAGAACATCTGCCAACTAGTTTGAGGGCTCCTTACCAGATGGACGTGAAATAGCAGCGGTCAAAAAACTAGACAAGGCATACAACAGCAGGTCATAATAATGTTAATATACTAGTCGTGGATAAAAAGTAGTCGTACGAAAATTTAGGAGAAAAGTTAGCGATGATGGTACACGATAGTAGTAGTTGGTAAAAATCTTGGACGAGCGGCGAAATTTTATGGCGGGAGAATTTGGCGCCATCCGCTCCACTTCCCGCCCCGCCGCGTCCCTATTTATCGTCCCCCGCCGCAGCCTCAACGCCTCTCCTTGTctctctcgccgccggccaccgaGAACCCTGCTCTCCGTCGTCGCAATGGCCGCCACCAACGGCGCCGGTGCTGACCCCGTGCACGAGCCACCCCACAAGATCACCAAGATGGCCCCCCTGCTCAAGGTCAAGAAGCTCTCCGACAAGGCCATCCTGCCGTCCCGCGGCTCCGCCCTCGCCGCCGGCTACGACCTCTCCAGGTACGCACGTGCTCCATCGTCACATAATGCCTTGCCTGCTGTTTCCCTTTTGCCCTGACTGCTTCTCTGTCCGGTCTCAGCGCGGTTGAGACGGTCGTGCCGGCGAGGGGCAAGGCGCTGGTGGCCACCGACCTGAGCATCGCCATCCCGGAGGGCACCTACGCGCGCATCGGTGAGTCCCTCTTCTTTTTTCTCGGATCACGTTTCTTGGCTGCGCGTCGGGTGTTTGACGAAATGCTCACCGCCTCGTTCGTGTTCTTTGCAGCGCCGAGGTCGGGCCTGGCGCTGAAGCACTCCATCGACGTGGGCGCCGGGGTGATCGACGCTGACTACCGCGGCCCCGTGGGTGTCGTGCTCTTCAACCACTCGGAGGTGGACTTTGCCGTGAAGCCCGGTGACCGCGTCGCGCAGATGATCATCCAGGTGATTACGACGCCAGAGATCGccgaggtggaggacctcgacgccacCGTCCGTGGGGAGGGAGGGTTTGGGTCCACCGGCGTTTGAGCTTCGAGCCCTGGTAGATAGATCTAGAGAAGTGGTCTGTGTTAAGGTTTAGGTTGGTGGTGGAACCCTAGGGAAGGTACCCATCTTTTGATGGTTGTGTCATTTGTGTGTGGCCGATGTTAAATGAAATCTCGTGATCTCTTCCAGCCAGATTAGAGAAGTTCATGTTGCATATATGACTCCAGCATCTGAACTCCAGCAGAATTTTGAGTCAGTTGTGTCGTGTGTATTGCAGACCCTCTGAATGTGGAATGTTAGAAAAACTCCATCCACACACTTGGGCTACTGATTTGCTCGATGCTAGGTTGGTGCCAAAGAAAGATGCAGCTATTGGCATTACGGTGATGTGGGCTATTTGGAGCAGCCGGAACAGGTTCACTCaccatgaagaaagatatcgaccaATGCGGTCCATGGAGGTTATTTCTGAAATTGTGGGGACGCTGGAGTTTCCCCCCACGACATACACCTGTTGCTAATGAGCAGTAGCGATGGGATTTCAGCTTCGTTATGCTAGCCGTCTAGTGAACTCTGTTGCTCATACTTGTGCTAAGGAAGCTTTAGTTGTAGAAAATGTTGCTACATATTTTAATGTAATCCCTGGCTTTCTGAGATGCGCTGTGCACTCAGATTTGCTACCGCTGAATGAATAAAATCCGGAGAGCGgaggtttcaaaaaaaaaaaaaaaaactggacCAAATCAACCTACGTGCAACATTTCAGAACTCCCATTGGGGTGTTCAATTTTCCAACAAAAAAATACTACTGTATGaagttcctttgaatcaaaggagcccattAGAATTCTTTTGCTTTTCTTGTGCTATCAAACACCCGAACCCTGCACACTTTCTATTCTTACATTTTGAGAATCCTTCAAATCAAACAAGACTCACAAACATTCTAAAAATGCAAGAATTACAAGAAAATATTAGGGTTGCAATGTCATGTCCATTGGAATTCTAAGAATTTTGGTTTGTTTGACTGCATCGTAGAAAAAACAAAGGATTCTTTTCACAGGGTATGGTGTTGAAAAGCCCACAGTGAAATGCGTGGGCTACTGGACATGTTTTAGTAT is drawn from Triticum dicoccoides isolate Atlit2015 ecotype Zavitan chromosome 4A, WEW_v2.0, whole genome shotgun sequence and contains these coding sequences:
- the LOC119287105 gene encoding deoxyuridine 5'-triphosphate nucleotidohydrolase, which translates into the protein MAATNGAGADPVHEPPHKITKMAPLLKVKKLSDKAILPSRGSALAAGYDLSSAVETVVPARGKALVATDLSIAIPEGTYARIAPRSGLALKHSIDVGAGVIDADYRGPVGVVLFNHSEVDFAVKPGDRVAQMIIQVITTPEIAEVEDLDATVRGEGGFGSTGV